In Vibrio gallicus, a single window of DNA contains:
- a CDS encoding 3'-5' exonuclease: MFSYFHPVEHLKREQKAWKEKGMIPQLFGDLVTGITPEIATTAWELDYIVLDFETTGLDSKQDRILSIGWVILSDRKIDLASAEHYYINQESLVKPETAVINHITPQMLDDGISIHEAMMAFFEAARGKIVVAHGCIVETRFILQYLKEHYHMPELPLWWVDTMCIEKNMAKARQQQDIDVTLASSRARYGLPEYSCHNALIDAVATAELLMAQCMRLEPKHDVQFGYIYKLSR; encoded by the coding sequence ATGTTCTCTTATTTTCATCCAGTGGAGCACTTAAAGCGCGAACAGAAAGCTTGGAAAGAAAAAGGCATGATCCCTCAGTTGTTTGGTGATTTGGTTACGGGTATTACACCTGAAATTGCAACTACAGCATGGGAATTGGACTACATTGTTTTAGATTTTGAAACGACAGGCTTAGATAGTAAACAAGACCGAATTTTATCTATCGGCTGGGTCATTCTATCGGACCGTAAGATTGATCTTGCAAGTGCGGAGCACTATTACATAAACCAAGAGTCATTAGTTAAGCCAGAAACCGCGGTCATTAATCACATTACGCCACAGATGCTAGACGATGGGATTTCTATTCATGAGGCAATGATGGCGTTCTTTGAAGCGGCGCGAGGTAAAATAGTTGTAGCGCATGGTTGTATTGTAGAAACGCGCTTCATATTACAGTATCTAAAAGAGCACTATCACATGCCTGAGTTGCCTCTGTGGTGGGTTGATACTATGTGCATTGAAAAGAATATGGCGAAAGCGCGTCAGCAGCAAGATATTGATGTAACGCTGGCTAGTTCAAGAGCGAGGTATGGACTACCAGAATACTCATGCCATAACGCCCTTATCGATGCCGTGGCAACCGCAGAGTTACTGATGGCGCAATGTATGCGTCTTGAGCCTAAACACGACGTTCAATTTGGTTATATCTATAAACTGAGCCGTTAG
- a CDS encoding oligogalacturonate-specific porin KdgM family protein: protein MKTINKITLALLTTVAAASVSAASVDVRQEYKSGQEKYANHIKIGSSVGNHYFNLEAKQQGKPTENWARADNEFEYGYNFKLTDKVTLTPSMPLTFGSDSITYKPQLRIRYKFTNNLSTKLRYRHEFRDYAKTSGKDDQNRSKITGNVDYNISNFQFGFEANYAQDFFNKSWSMGTNGDYEWDYNLKIGYKQSDWAWRPYVEFGNVQDTTHHQRQLRSRVGVKYSF from the coding sequence ATGAAAACAATAAATAAGATCACACTCGCTCTCCTTACTACCGTTGCCGCAGCTTCAGTTAGCGCCGCTTCTGTAGATGTCCGTCAAGAATATAAAAGTGGTCAAGAAAAGTATGCTAACCACATTAAGATTGGCAGCAGTGTAGGCAATCATTACTTTAACTTAGAGGCTAAACAACAAGGTAAACCAACTGAAAACTGGGCTCGCGCAGACAATGAATTTGAATATGGATACAACTTCAAATTAACTGATAAAGTGACGTTAACTCCATCGATGCCACTTACCTTTGGTAGCGATAGCATTACCTATAAACCACAGCTTCGTATCCGCTATAAATTTACCAATAACTTATCAACCAAACTTCGCTATCGTCATGAGTTCCGCGATTATGCTAAAACCAGCGGCAAAGACGATCAAAACAGAAGTAAGATAACCGGTAACGTAGATTATAATATCAGCAACTTCCAATTTGGTTTTGAAGCAAACTATGCACAAGACTTCTTTAACAAGTCTTGGTCAATGGGAACCAATGGCGACTATGAGTGGGATTACAACTTGAAAATCGGTTACAAACAATCTGACTGGGCATGGCGTCCATATGTTGAGTTCGGTAACGTACAAGACACCACCCATCACCAACGTCAACTTCGCTCTCGCGTAGGTGTTAAATACAGCTTTTAA
- a CDS encoding polysaccharide lyase family 7 protein, which produces MKKSIITTVLLSIMLTGCNSGGDSATPSPPSNETPEPGNGWNINQWKITLPISESYYKTYYGVSSDLKTRDSATELLPSKCDGKDVFSLQTSLPYFYVADNDDVHFIVDLGDKGISTTTNTKYARSELRELYNYNASDICSASAQNWRVTDNANHQLQAQLQIEDYPNISGKDPKVIVGQVHGHQIKQALIKLQWEGANKPIRAILNDTFLPNDQICDDCKSFSVDLGTAAAHTDWRYNIEVNSQGIVLEAAGVKKSFAWGEKIENSGYALDPNWAASSNGFYFKAGIYPQIEPSTSLSGQIFDVSFSEIEIDHQ; this is translated from the coding sequence ATGAAGAAAAGTATTATTACTACAGTTTTGCTATCAATCATGCTGACTGGATGCAATTCAGGTGGAGATAGTGCAACGCCCTCTCCTCCAAGCAATGAAACTCCTGAGCCAGGAAATGGTTGGAACATCAATCAGTGGAAAATAACCCTTCCTATCAGTGAGTCCTATTACAAAACATACTACGGCGTTAGCTCAGATCTCAAAACCCGCGACAGCGCCACCGAGCTGCTTCCTAGCAAATGCGATGGCAAAGATGTTTTCTCACTGCAGACCTCTCTTCCTTATTTCTATGTTGCCGATAACGATGACGTGCATTTCATTGTCGACTTAGGCGATAAGGGTATTTCTACCACGACCAATACCAAGTATGCACGCTCAGAGCTTAGAGAGCTGTACAACTACAATGCATCAGATATCTGCTCTGCGTCAGCTCAAAACTGGAGGGTTACAGACAACGCAAACCACCAACTGCAAGCTCAATTGCAGATTGAAGATTACCCAAATATCTCAGGTAAAGACCCTAAAGTAATTGTAGGTCAGGTTCACGGTCATCAAATCAAACAAGCACTTATTAAATTGCAGTGGGAAGGTGCAAATAAGCCAATCCGAGCCATCTTGAATGATACCTTCCTACCTAACGATCAAATATGTGATGACTGTAAGTCGTTTAGCGTCGATCTTGGTACAGCCGCGGCACATACCGACTGGCGATACAACATTGAGGTAAACTCGCAAGGGATTGTTCTAGAGGCCGCTGGGGTGAAAAAATCATTCGCTTGGGGTGAAAAAATCGAGAATAGTGGTTATGCACTCGACCCAAATTGGGCCGCGAGCTCAAATGGTTTCTATTTCAAGGCTGGTATTTACCCACAAATAGAACCAAGCACTTCCCTATCTGGACAAATCTTCGATGTTAGCTTTAGCGAAATTGAAATTGACCATCAATAA
- a CDS encoding oligogalacturonate-specific porin KdgM family protein — protein sequence MKALNKVTLALLTTVAATSVSAASLNVRHEYKSHTEAHSTRVKMGDSIGNFYFSGELKFKGQDQTKFMQDLKNNGWELDLGYRYKIDGTNWTIQPGMPIEGRESGMTYKPQLRATYALESVDGLSLSARYRYDIKTYSNGDSTQNRHRITGNVNYSVADWKFGFEANYYNADGYNIYNNTEENYELNLTAGRKFGDWYPYVEFGDVSTGDDKATRELRSRVGLTYSF from the coding sequence ATGAAAGCTTTAAACAAAGTTACTCTTGCTCTACTTACTACTGTAGCTGCCACTTCAGTAAGCGCCGCTTCTCTTAACGTGCGTCACGAATACAAGAGCCATACTGAAGCCCACTCTACTCGCGTTAAAATGGGCGACAGTATCGGTAACTTCTACTTTAGCGGCGAGCTTAAATTCAAAGGTCAAGATCAAACAAAATTCATGCAAGATCTTAAGAACAACGGTTGGGAACTGGACCTAGGCTACCGCTACAAGATTGATGGCACTAACTGGACTATCCAGCCTGGCATGCCAATCGAAGGCCGTGAAAGCGGCATGACATATAAGCCTCAACTGCGCGCTACTTACGCTCTAGAAAGTGTCGATGGGCTTAGCTTAAGTGCTCGTTATCGTTACGATATTAAGACCTATAGCAATGGCGACAGCACACAAAACCGTCACCGTATTACGGGTAACGTAAACTACTCTGTTGCAGATTGGAAATTTGGTTTTGAAGCGAACTATTACAACGCGGATGGTTATAACATTTACAACAACACAGAAGAAAACTATGAGCTAAACCTAACGGCTGGCCGTAAGTTTGGTGATTGGTATCCATACGTTGAGTTCGGTGATGTAAGCACTGGTGATGATAAAGCGACTCGCGAACTGCGTAGCCGTGTAGGTCTAACCTACAGCTTCTAA
- a CDS encoding polysaccharide lyase, translated as MKISKTAIAVAISSAFLFGCDFDVGSENNATGGTGGGTGGGGGLPPVENAENYVQIQDSTDADTGFLSFILSDPKSETDVDGISVGYLTVDLTFQDNSAINDGDDKAGYIQVHAGGPNNADLRGDLIFLTDGRINYRDSSGSQTGPIGSFTPGKEFKALVSWTENDVSFSIDGQDLGTYEARQQGTAVDRISLKVGDQSTRSNFELLADNLMIFKGDESNNELIFEDDFNQYGVGDDLTSSLYSTVNDVMILGTGGGEGDNLDTPSGKYVALHDHDAQVDDAAEVRYSLGNSQRIHEQGKASVYIRNDSDQSAVFTVFGVDSQLSDVGQIISVRLREDGRVYHRPETTNTWTEINGTTIDTDQWNKLTVDWNTNSGDNYNLYLNGNLVGEYERRITQTNVSTRYVAVQVGTGNSDTVTNGGTVDVDNLALYSDTAGTTELHKDDFEGFAVGTDLGADPSTTDYDKSGYNAIVQE; from the coding sequence ATGAAAATTTCTAAAACAGCTATCGCTGTAGCGATTTCATCAGCTTTTTTGTTCGGCTGTGACTTTGATGTGGGCAGTGAGAACAATGCCACTGGTGGTACTGGTGGCGGTACTGGCGGTGGCGGTGGTTTACCTCCAGTAGAAAATGCAGAAAACTATGTTCAGATTCAAGACAGCACAGATGCAGATACAGGTTTTTTAAGTTTCATCCTATCTGATCCTAAATCTGAGACGGACGTTGATGGCATTTCAGTTGGTTATCTAACAGTAGACCTAACTTTCCAAGATAACTCTGCTATTAATGATGGTGATGATAAAGCAGGGTACATCCAAGTTCATGCCGGTGGCCCTAACAATGCAGATCTTCGTGGTGACTTAATTTTTCTTACTGATGGCAGAATTAATTATAGGGACTCAAGCGGTAGCCAAACTGGCCCTATAGGTTCATTTACACCAGGTAAAGAGTTTAAAGCTCTAGTAAGCTGGACTGAGAACGACGTCAGCTTTTCTATCGATGGCCAAGATTTAGGTACTTACGAAGCTAGACAGCAAGGTACAGCCGTTGACCGCATTTCATTGAAGGTTGGCGATCAAAGTACCCGTTCAAACTTCGAACTATTAGCTGATAACTTGATGATCTTTAAAGGTGACGAATCAAACAACGAATTGATATTTGAAGATGATTTCAACCAATATGGCGTTGGTGATGACCTAACAAGTTCTCTGTATAGTACCGTGAACGACGTTATGATCTTAGGTACTGGTGGCGGCGAAGGCGACAACCTTGACACACCATCAGGAAAATATGTTGCTCTGCATGACCATGATGCACAGGTAGATGATGCAGCTGAAGTCCGTTACTCTTTAGGAAACAGTCAGCGTATTCACGAACAAGGTAAAGCATCGGTTTATATTAGAAATGATTCCGACCAAAGTGCGGTATTCACTGTCTTCGGTGTCGATAGCCAATTAAGCGATGTAGGGCAAATTATTTCTGTTCGTTTAAGAGAAGATGGCAGAGTTTATCATCGACCAGAAACAACAAACACATGGACGGAAATCAACGGGACAACAATTGATACTGACCAATGGAATAAGCTTACTGTAGATTGGAATACTAACTCAGGTGACAATTACAATCTCTACCTTAATGGTAATTTGGTAGGCGAATATGAGCGAAGAATCACGCAGACAAACGTTTCTACACGATATGTTGCAGTTCAAGTTGGTACAGGTAATTCAGATACAGTAACCAATGGTGGTACTGTTGATGTTGATAATCTAGCTCTATATTCTGATACAGCAGGTACAACAGAGCTTCACAAAGACGATTTTGAAGGCTTCGCTGTAGGTACTGACTTAGGTGCTGATCCAAGCACTACTGATTACGATAAAAGCGGTTACAACGCAATTGTTCAAGAATAA